GTCGCCCTGCTCGGGGCCGATCGCGGAGGTCAACGTGCTCAGGCTGCCGAGCATGCTGTCGAAGGTGATCGGGGAGTGGCTGCGGTCAGCTCCGATGATGTGCCCGTCGGCCAGGGTGGGCCCGGAACCGTTGTAGGCCGGCCCGAGTTCGACACTGCGGTCGCTGATCAGCGCCGGGCTGACCACATAGGCGTCGGGTTCGGCGGGCAGCATGACATCGTCCGGCAGGGTCATGGTGACCCGCACCGTGGTCCCCTGCGGGGTCACCGCGGTGACGCGTCCCACCGGAACCCCGAGCACGGTGACCTTGCTTCCCGGGTAGATGCCGTTGATGTAGCCGAAGTCGGCGTGCACCGTCCGCGCCCGGTCGGTGCGGCCGAACACGTACCAGCCTCCTACCGCCACGCACACCACTGTCAGGATCGCCATTACGGCTCTACGTGTCATCGGCACTCCCGCTGAACGTTGAGGAAGCACAACAGGTTGTCGGGCATCACCACGGACGGCGAGTTGACGTCGGCCCAATTGCCGTTGCCGGTGGCGTTGGTGACGGCACGGATCGCCGGGGGCATGTTCTGCAGGGTCTGGTCGATCTTGTCCACGTTGGCTTTCAAGGTTCCGGTGACCGCAGTGAGGCCGGCGATCAGACTGCTGAAATCGGCCTGCTTCTCGGTGTAGATCGCGGCCAGCTGCCCTACGATCGCCGTCAGGTTGTGCACGATGTCGGTCAGCGCCTGGCGGCGCGCGGCCAGCGAGGTCACGATGTACTGCGCGTTGGCGGCGGTATCGGCCAGTGAATCCGTCTGGTGGGACAGCATTTCGGCCATGTGCCGGCTGATCCGCAGGATCTCGTCGATCTTGTCGCCGTTGCCGGCGAAGGCCGAGCTGGCCGCGCTGATCCCGGCCAGCGCCTGGCCGAGTTCGGTGCTGTTGCCCGGCATGGTCTCGGCCAGGGTGCTCATCATGGCGGTCAACGGCTGTTGGTCGACATGCTCGGCGGTGTCGGCGGCCTTCCGCCCCACCTCGTCGAGACTGTAGGGAACTGTGGTGCGCGACAACGGGATCACGTTGGAATCCAGGCCGTTGACGGTTCCGGCCGGCATGACATCCAGGAACCGCTTGCCCAGCACGGTCCGCAGTCGCACCGTGACCGTGGTGCGGTTGCCCAGAGCCTGCGCCTTGTCCAGTCGGAAGCCGACGCGGACCCGGTCAACGGCTAGGGCCACGTCTTCCACGCGGCCGGCAGGCACCCCGGCGACATATACCGGGTCACCGCCGGACAGGCCGCTGGCATTGGCGAGTTCGGCGACATGGGCGTTGGTGCGCACGTGGTAGACCGCGCGGGGGATCCCGATCGAGATCACCATGATGGCGACGAGCGTGATGGTTCCGATCATGCCCAGCGCCAACGGGATTGACGGGTTGTGCTTGCGCTGATCCTTGACGAAGAGGAAGATCACCGCCCCGACGAAGAGGTCGATCAGTTTGACGAGGAGCATCATTACAAACACACCTCGGAGTGCCTGCTGCCGAAGATGTTGGCTTCGTGGCTGCGGATCTTGAGGGTGAAGTTGCACAGGTACAGGCTGACGAACCCGCCGTAGCTGGAGGTCCGGTTGATCGCGTCGCCGAACTCGGGGAGCCGGGCCAGCAGGGTGGTGAATTCCTCGGTATTGGGTTGCCAGGTCTGCAACATCGAGTTGAGGTTGGTGATGGTGTCTCCGTAGGCGGCGCTGGAGTTGTTGACCGTGTGGGCCAGGGTGGCCAGCACGGCATTGCCCTGATCGATGAGCATCTCGAATTGCCGGTCGCCGGAGGTCACCGCGGCGCTGAGCCGGTTGAGCCCCTGCAGCATCTGCTCCAGTTGAGGCCGGCGCGTGTTCATGGTCTGCATGAGCGCTGACATGTTGTCGATCAGCTGGGTGAAGATACCCGCGTTATTGCTCAAAGACGATGTCATGGCGGCGATCTGGGTGAGCAGCGTGGTCAAGGTCTGGGCCTGGCCGCTGAAGGTCTCGACGAATCCGCGGGTCAGCGTGTTGACCTGCTCGGGGGCCAGTGCATCGAACAGCGGCTTGAACCCGTTGAGCAGCGCGGTCAGATCCACCGCGGGCGAGGTCTGGGCCAGCGGGATGACGCCGCCGGCGGCCAGGCGGGCCGGGGGCTCGTCGGTGGAGACGTCCATGATCGCGCCGCCCGGATCGGACAGCGCCACATAGCGGGCGCCGAGCATGTCGCCGTAACGCACCGCCGCGGTGACATTGCTCGTCAGGGTGAAATCGGAGTTGACCTCGATGTCGACATCGGCCCGGCTGGTGCCGTCGGCGTCGGGGGCGAACCGGATCGAGTCAACTCGCCCGATCCGAATGCCGTTCATGGTCACCGGGTTTCCGACGTTGAGGCCCTCGACGCTGGTGAACTGCGCCTGATAGGTGACGGTGCTGCCGCGCACCGGCACCGACAGGGTGTTGATCACCAGGACCGCGCTGAGCACCCCGGCCGTGCCGAAGGCGCCCAGCTTGGCCCACGACTGCCACCGACCGTTGCGGTTCATGAGACCTGTACTTCCGTGCCGCGCACCAGCGGGCCGAGCATGAGCACCGTGGCGATGTTGGGTTGGGTCGAGGGCGCGCCGGCCGGCGGGACCAGTTCGTCCTGCAGGACTGCCAGGGCATGGGCCTGGCCGTCGGCGTCGACGACCGCCGAGGCCGGCGCGGCCCCTGGAACGTTCGGTGGGCATCGGCGCCGACTGCGGCAGCCCGGGTCCCGGCGGCAGGTTCGACTGCATGGGCAGGTGCGGCGCCGGCGGAGTGAACGGGTTGACCGGGAGTTCGGCGGCCGGGCGGGCCAGAACGTCCTCCGACAGCGCAGGCACCTCGCCGGAGGGTGCCGATTCAGCGCAGCGGGCACCCTGCGTGGTGCCGTAGACCGGACAGTCCTGCAGCGCGTACGGCATCGGCCCGGCGAACGTCGCCACGGCGGTGATGTTGAACTTGCCCGTCGCGAACACCTTCGCACCGGCCTCGCCGAAGGACTGCGCACCGGCCAGTGTGTCGACCAGTCCGAGCGGCTGGGTGGCGGTGGTGGCCATGATCTTTCCGGCCGAGTCGACGACGGTGATCAGCTGTTCGCGGTGATCGGACATGAACGCGGTGAGCACCGACGAGAACCGGGCGAAGCCGTCGATGGCCGAGGCGAACTTCTTCTGGTCGTCGACCATCCGGTTGGACACCGACGTGGCGGCCGAAAGCGTGGAGATGATGTCGGGGGTTGCGGTGTTCAGTGAGGCCATCACATCTCGGAATTGCGGTGTGGTGTCGAGGAATCGCACCAGTGACGGGGTCAGCACCTCGGCGCTCGCGCTCAGGTTGTCGATCGTCGTGCCCAGTTCGGTGCCGCGGTTGCGCAGCGACTGGCTGATCGCGGTCAGGGCGGTTTGCATGCGCTCGGGTTTGATCTGGGAGAACAGTTCGACGATCTTGGTGAACACGTCGTAGAGCGCCATCGCGTCGGGACTGTCGTCCACCGCAACGGTGTCGCCGGGCTTAAGTCCGGTCGTCGACCGGCTGCCTTGCGGGTCGACGAGTTGCAGGTAGATGTCGCCGAAGAAGGTGCGGGGCACGATCCGTGCGACCGCGGAGGACGGGATGATGCCCAGGCTGCCGGGTTCGATCGCCAGCCGGACCCGCGACGTTCGGGTGCCCGACTCGATGTCGGCGATACGTCCGACGTTGACCCCGTGATAGCGGACCGGGGATCCGCCGGTGATCAACCCGGCCGACACCGGAACACCCACGAACACATCGGCGCTGCGCTCCAGATGCCCCGAGGCCCGGGCCACCAGTACGACCGCCACGGCCGTGGCGACGGCGGCCGCCGCCAGTCCGCGTAGCGCCAGTTTCGCCCGGCTGGGTTCGGCAGGCCTGCGGGATCCCTTGAGGCGCTTCACATTCCCATCCCGGGGATCTCGGGGACCAGGCCCCACAGCGCGAAGGTGAGCAGCACGTCGAGGATGCCGACAGCGAGGATCGCGGTGCGCAGCGCCCGGCCCGCGGCCTGGCCCACGCCGGCAGGTCCGCCCGAGGCGAAGTAACCGTAGGTGCAGTGCACGAGCGCCACCACGATCGCGAAGACGACGGCCTTGATGCCGGAGTAGAGCAGGTCCTGCGGACCGAGGGCCAGATGGAAGAAGTAGTCATAGGTGCCGGGCGAGGCACCGTTGAAGATCACCACCACGGTGCGGGTGGACAGGTAGCTCGCCAGCAGCCCGATCATGTAGATCGGGATGACGCAGACGACCGAGGCCAGCACCCGGGTACCCACCAGGTAGGGGATCGAGCGCAGCGCCATGGCGTCGATCGCATCGATCTCGTCGGAGATTCGCATGGCGCCGATCTGGGCGGTGAAACCCGTTCCGACCTTGGCTGCCAACGCGATTGCCACCACCACCGGCGCCAGTTCACGGGTGTTGGCGATCGCGGCGAGCATGCCCGAGAGCGTGTTCATCCCGACCAGGTCCAGGCCGCGCTGGGTCTCGACGCCGAGCATCATCGCCGCGGCCAGCGACATTGCGAACACGATGCCGATGGTTCCGCCGCCGGACAGCAGCGAGCTGGTGCCGAACGTCACCTCGCCGATCTGGCTCAGCGTGTGCTTGCGGTAGCGCACCAGGGCATACGGCAGCGAGGCGAGAACCTTGGCGTAGAAGGTGACGTGCTGGCCGGCGACGGCAAGGGCGTCGTACCCGGCGAGCGCGGGCCGTGAAACCCGGTGCAGTGCAGCGCTGCTGGTGACCGCGGTCATCAGTAACTGCCCACGGCCGGAACCACCACGGTGTACAGCGCCGACATCGTGGTGTTGAGGATGAACACCAGGGCGAAGGCCAGCACCACCGCCTCGTTCACCGCGTTGGCCACCCCGCCCGCCCCGCCCTTGGCGTGCAGGCCCTTGAAGGTGGCGACCAGGGTGGCGGTCAGTCCGAACACTGCCGATTTGATCAGTGCCATGACGAAATCCGACACCTGGCCGTACTGGCTGAACGTGGCCAGAAACGTTCCGGCGGGCAGGTGCTGCACGCTGATGTGGTAGAGGTAGCAGGCCATCACGCCGCCGAAGGTCACGATCGAGCACAGGGCCAGGGCCACGATCACAGCGGCGACCAGGCGCGGCGCGACCAGGCGCTCGATCACGTCCAGGCCCATGACCTCCATGGCGTCGATCTCCTCGCGAATGGTGCGCGATCCCAGGTCGGTGCAGATCGCCGAGCCCGCCACCCCGGCCATCATCAAGGCGCACACCAGGGCCGCGGCCTGGCCGACGATGATGAACGCCACCACCGCGCCGGAGTAGCCGCCGGCGCCGATACGCCCCGCCAGCTCGCCCACGGACACCGCGATGAACACGCCGATCGGCATCATCAGCAGCAGCGCCGGCCCGGTGCACACGCGGCCGATGAACAGGGTCTGGGTGACGACCTCGTCGAGCACCAGGCGCCGGCGGACCAACGCGGTGACGACGCTGACGAGCGCCTGCACCGAGAAGCCGAGCACGTAGCCGCCCTGGACCAGCACGTCCCGTACGGGGCCCTTGGACGCTGGTAGCTCGTAGGTCATCGAGTTCCTTCCGCGCTTGTTCGTGGCATGCGCGGGGCCGGCCGGTGACCACCGGCTGTGCTGAGCACTGTTTCGACCCCCCGGTCGCTTGTGGAGCATGTCACATTTCGTGACCTCTGCGCAAGAATTAAGTGAATGGCCATTCTCGAGCTGTGGAGACCTGTCTTTAGAGGTACAGAAGCATTCTGATGCCGATTTTGTGACTAGCAGATCGAACGAACGCAGCCCAATTCAACTCGGCGTGTCGGCCGGGTATGAGACAGAACCACGATTAACTTATCGCCCACAGGGGTTGCCGAGCTGAGGTGGTATCGGTATGTCGGGTGGGGTTGGGGAACGTCACATTTCACGGCGGTCGTTTCTGGCCGGCACGGCCACGGCGGGAATGGCCGCGGCGGCGTTGAGCAGGCCGGGAACCGCGCACGCGGCCCCGGGGTCCACCGTCGCGATCTTCGGGGCCGGGGTGGCTGGTCTGACCGCCGCTCACGAACTGGCCGAGCGCGGATACCGCGTCACCGTGTTCGAACGAAAAGCGTTGGGCGGCAAAGCGCGGTCGATCCCCGCACCGAGTCCGTCGGGCAGTCCGCTGCCGGCCGAGCACGGTTTCCGGTTCTTCCCGGGCTTCTACCGCAATGTCACCGACACCATGCGGCGCATCCCGTTCGCCGGCAATACCTTCGGGGTCTGGCAGAACCTGACCCGGGCCACGTCATACCTGCACTCGGGGCTGGGGCGGGCGGATCTCACCATCCCGCTGCCGTTTCCGATCCCGACGCTGCCCAATCCCATCACCCCGAAGGCGTTCACCGAGTCGGTGGCCGCGGTGTTCCAGACACTGTTCCGGTTGCCGCCGCTGGAGGCGGTGTACGCCGCGCAGAAGCTCGCGGTGTACGTCACCAGCTGCGACGAGCGCAAGCTCGGCCAGTGGGACAACATGACGTGGGAGAAGTACATCGGGGCGGACCGCAAGAGCAAGGAATACAACCGGTATCTGGCCGACGGCATCATCCGCAACCTGGCCGCCTCCAAATCCAAAGATGCCAGCGCTCATTCGATCGGGCTCGTCGGTGAGGCCTCGGTGTGGTCGATCCTGTTGTTGGGAAACGACATCGACAACAAGGGTTTCGACCGGGTGCTCAACGGCCCCACCAGCCTGCAGTGGATCGACCCGTGGGTGGCGCACCTGCAGTCACTCGGCGTGACGTTCCGGCTCGGGCAGGCGCTGGCCCGGTTGACCCCCAACGGCCGCCACATCGCCTCGGCCACGGTGGTGGACGGCAACGGGGTCGCTCAGCCGGTGGTGGCCGACTGGTACATCTCGGCGGTGCCGTGCGAAAAGCTCGCGGCGGTGCTCACGCCCGACGTCATCGCCGCCGACCCCAAGCTGGCCGCGGTGGCCGCGCTGCGCACCGAGTGGATGAACGGCCTGATGTTCTTCCTGCGCGAGCGCGTCGACGTCACCAAGGGCCACGTCAACTACGTCGACTCCGGCTGGGGACTCACATCGATCAGTGAAGCCCAGTTCTGGAAGCGACCGCTGACCTCCTATGGCGACGGGACCGTCAAGGACTGCCTCTCGGCGATCCTCTCGGACTGGAGCACCCCGGGGAACTTCAACGGGCTCAGCGCCCGGCAGTGCACGCCGCCGCAGATCGCCGCCGAGGCCTGGGCCCAGATCAAGGCGCACCTCAACGACACCGGAACCGTGCTCACCGACGCGATGCTGCACTCGTGGTTCCTCGATCCGTCGATCATCGATTCGGGCACGCCCAATGTGCGCAACGACGAACCGCTGTTCATCCAGGATCCGGGCTCGTGGGCCCGCCGGCCCGAGGCCACGACCGGGATCGACAACCTGTTCCTGGCCGGCGAGTGGATCAAGACCGACCAGAACGTCACGACGATGGAGGGCGCCAACGAGGGTGGTCGCTATGCCGCCAACGGGGTGCTGCTGGCCTCGGGTTACAACGGCCCGAAGGTCAAGATCGTCGAGCTGTTCCAGGCGCCGTGGTGGGGCCCGTTCAAGGCCGCCGACAAGGCGCGGTACCGGGCCAGGCTGCCCCACGCGCTCGACATCGTCGACACCCGCTGGCCGACCTGACCTGCTCAGATGAAAACCATTGCCAATAACCTTACGATGGCCCGGTGACGACCGGATCGGTACCCGTGCTGGCGGTCGCCGGCCACCTCGGAGCCGGCAAGACCACGTTGCTCAATCACCTG
This genomic window from Mycolicibacterium neworleansense contains:
- a CDS encoding MCE family protein, which produces MMLLVKLIDLFVGAVIFLFVKDQRKHNPSIPLALGMIGTITLVAIMVISIGIPRAVYHVRTNAHVAELANASGLSGGDPVYVAGVPAGRVEDVALAVDRVRVGFRLDKAQALGNRTTVTVRLRTVLGKRFLDVMPAGTVNGLDSNVIPLSRTTVPYSLDEVGRKAADTAEHVDQQPLTAMMSTLAETMPGNSTELGQALAGISAASSAFAGNGDKIDEILRISRHMAEMLSHQTDSLADTAANAQYIVTSLAARRQALTDIVHNLTAIVGQLAAIYTEKQADFSSLIAGLTAVTGTLKANVDKIDQTLQNMPPAIRAVTNATGNGNWADVNSPSVVMPDNLLCFLNVQRECR
- a CDS encoding MCE family protein — translated: MKRLKGSRRPAEPSRAKLALRGLAAAAVATAVAVVLVARASGHLERSADVFVGVPVSAGLITGGSPVRYHGVNVGRIADIESGTRTSRVRLAIEPGSLGIIPSSAVARIVPRTFFGDIYLQLVDPQGSRSTTGLKPGDTVAVDDSPDAMALYDVFTKIVELFSQIKPERMQTALTAISQSLRNRGTELGTTIDNLSASAEVLTPSLVRFLDTTPQFRDVMASLNTATPDIISTLSAATSVSNRMVDDQKKFASAIDGFARFSSVLTAFMSDHREQLITVVDSAGKIMATTATQPLGLVDTLAGAQSFGEAGAKVFATGKFNITAVATFAGPMPYALQDCPVYGTTQGARCAESAPSGEVPALSEDVLARPAAELPVNPFTPPAPHLPMQSNLPPGPGLPQSAPMPTERSRGRAGLGGRRRRRPGPCPGSPAGRTGPAGRRALDPTQHRHGAHARPAGARHGSTGLMNRNGRWQSWAKLGAFGTAGVLSAVLVINTLSVPVRGSTVTYQAQFTSVEGLNVGNPVTMNGIRIGRVDSIRFAPDADGTSRADVDIEVNSDFTLTSNVTAAVRYGDMLGARYVALSDPGGAIMDVSTDEPPARLAAGGVIPLAQTSPAVDLTALLNGFKPLFDALAPEQVNTLTRGFVETFSGQAQTLTTLLTQIAAMTSSLSNNAGIFTQLIDNMSALMQTMNTRRPQLEQMLQGLNRLSAAVTSGDRQFEMLIDQGNAVLATLAHTVNNSSAAYGDTITNLNSMLQTWQPNTEEFTTLLARLPEFGDAINRTSSYGGFVSLYLCNFTLKIRSHEANIFGSRHSEVCL
- a CDS encoding MlaE family ABC transporter permease, with the protein product MTAVTSSAALHRVSRPALAGYDALAVAGQHVTFYAKVLASLPYALVRYRKHTLSQIGEVTFGTSSLLSGGGTIGIVFAMSLAAAMMLGVETQRGLDLVGMNTLSGMLAAIANTRELAPVVVAIALAAKVGTGFTAQIGAMRISDEIDAIDAMALRSIPYLVGTRVLASVVCVIPIYMIGLLASYLSTRTVVVIFNGASPGTYDYFFHLALGPQDLLYSGIKAVVFAIVVALVHCTYGYFASGGPAGVGQAAGRALRTAILAVGILDVLLTFALWGLVPEIPGMGM
- a CDS encoding MlaE family ABC transporter permease, whose product is MTYELPASKGPVRDVLVQGGYVLGFSVQALVSVVTALVRRRLVLDEVVTQTLFIGRVCTGPALLLMMPIGVFIAVSVGELAGRIGAGGYSGAVVAFIIVGQAAALVCALMMAGVAGSAICTDLGSRTIREEIDAMEVMGLDVIERLVAPRLVAAVIVALALCSIVTFGGVMACYLYHISVQHLPAGTFLATFSQYGQVSDFVMALIKSAVFGLTATLVATFKGLHAKGGAGGVANAVNEAVVLAFALVFILNTTMSALYTVVVPAVGSY
- a CDS encoding hydroxysqualene dehydroxylase, with the protein product MSGGVGERHISRRSFLAGTATAGMAAAALSRPGTAHAAPGSTVAIFGAGVAGLTAAHELAERGYRVTVFERKALGGKARSIPAPSPSGSPLPAEHGFRFFPGFYRNVTDTMRRIPFAGNTFGVWQNLTRATSYLHSGLGRADLTIPLPFPIPTLPNPITPKAFTESVAAVFQTLFRLPPLEAVYAAQKLAVYVTSCDERKLGQWDNMTWEKYIGADRKSKEYNRYLADGIIRNLAASKSKDASAHSIGLVGEASVWSILLLGNDIDNKGFDRVLNGPTSLQWIDPWVAHLQSLGVTFRLGQALARLTPNGRHIASATVVDGNGVAQPVVADWYISAVPCEKLAAVLTPDVIAADPKLAAVAALRTEWMNGLMFFLRERVDVTKGHVNYVDSGWGLTSISEAQFWKRPLTSYGDGTVKDCLSAILSDWSTPGNFNGLSARQCTPPQIAAEAWAQIKAHLNDTGTVLTDAMLHSWFLDPSIIDSGTPNVRNDEPLFIQDPGSWARRPEATTGIDNLFLAGEWIKTDQNVTTMEGANEGGRYAANGVLLASGYNGPKVKIVELFQAPWWGPFKAADKARYRARLPHALDIVDTRWPT